The following are encoded in a window of Scophthalmus maximus strain ysfricsl-2021 chromosome 6, ASM2237912v1, whole genome shotgun sequence genomic DNA:
- the nek4 gene encoding serine/threonine-protein kinase Nek4 isoform X2, with product MGFCEGGDLYHRLKQQKGELLPERQVVEWFVQIAMALQYLHERNILHRDLKTQNIFLTKTNIIKVGDLGIARVLDNQNDMASTLIGTPYYMSPELFSNKPYNHKSDVWALGCCVYEMSTLKHAFNAKDMNSLVYRIVEGKLPQMPSRYDPQLGDLIKSMLCKRPEDRPDVKLILRQPFIKRQIAMFLEATKEKTAKSRKKAAIGIGVCRENSELSVISSQPKPERLPPSPQREPLVRVKRPQKEEKSQQRNIYNGVTDCTPVQTTPPPPKPLSPDDLKVSSASLATVSNINIDIQLQEDEDPLKRQLQRPQSVGSHHRAGNEHVTRSVHKDSIGRGKPDPSPRLSPVKLPLKSVSGVGSRGGEERWAPSGLLDIQPQATPKPGDTFSVFGEKQMKDVDAKDDTVELLQEAEMEKPKLKVEKGAALSAHKFNTEQIGVGVEVIMENKDDTITLLKGAPTQQPHTSDIQDILESTEKLLEPLPPTLEPEMEQTPLPVSKPGLTTPCQTPPQFSSEPSMSQRHRAKDKRWTHGEQHKSKVAALRPLPPLPVESRATEEKKRNKRSTESKKADRAATSTSVSSCKNGLSPLPQDRPLSARERRRLRQSQESASQPGVDAVRRASYDVTSTKAEHYNAPVSRSASDTMAGTNRKQEKLLEQRSDDDECSSSASSTERLDGDCREKKTESSDMQDLVHMMTQTLSMDVSDGVSEVDRGRWQIGSTALPEFKLNRKYRDTLVLHGKGREEAENLSLGEIPIGSPSGPAKIRRAIEQLRTDVMKGLGVKLLDKVLEIMEEDDDTKRELCLREQMGDEKYQAYAVMVRQLKFFEDIAFKV from the exons ATGGGTTTCTGTGAAGGTGGTGACCTCTATCACAGACTTAAGCAGCAAAAGGGGGAGCTTTTACCTGAGAGGCAGGTGGTGGAGTGGTTTGTCCAGATAGCCATGGCACTCCAG TACCTGCATGAGAGGAACATTCTCCATCGAGAcctgaaaacacagaacatcTTCCTGACAAAAACCAACATCATCAAAGTTGGGGACCTCGGCATTGCACGAGTTTTGGATAACCAGAATGATATGGCCAGCACACTCATAGGGACCCCATACTACATGAGTCCTGAGCTCTTCTCCAACAAACCCTACAACCACAAG tCAGATGTTTGGGCCCTGGGTTGCTGTGTGTATGAAATGTCCACACTTAAACATGCCTTCAATGCCAAGGACATGAACTCACTGGTGTATCGCATAGTAGAAGGAAAG CTGCCACAGATGCCCAGTAGATATGATCCCCAGCTGGGAGATTTGATCAAGAGCATGTTGTGTAAGAGACCCGAAGACAGGCCGGATGTCAAACTTATCCTCCGGCAGCCCTTCATCAAAAGACAAATTGCCATGTTCCTTGAGGCCACCAAAGA AAAAACTGCCAAATCAAGAAAGAAAGCTGCGATTGGAATTGGTGTTTGTAGAGAGAACAGCGAACTGTCTGTGATTTCATCTCAGCCCAAACCTGAGAGACTGCCTCCAAGTCCTCAGCGGGAACCTCTTGTCAGGGTGAAACGG CCtcagaaagaagagaaatcaCAACAGCGTAACATTTATAACGGTGTCACCGACTGTACTCCAGTCCAAACtactccaccaccacccaaaCCCCTTTCGCCCGATGATCTCAAAGTCAGCTCCGCATCCCTGGCAACTGTCAGCAACATCAATATTGATATCCAACTGCAGGAGGATGAAGACCCGTTGAAGAGACAGCTGCAGAGGCCCCAGTCAGTTGGGTCACACCACCGGGCAGGTAATGAACACGTGACTCGCAGTGTGCACAAAGACAGCATTGGAAGGGGGAAACCAGATCCTTCCCCCCGTCTTTCCCCCGTTAAGCTCCCTCTCAAGTCTGTGTCAGGTGTTGGCAGTAGGGGAGGCGAAGAGAGATGGGCACCCAGTGGATTGTTAGACATTCAGCCACAGGCCACGCCAAAACCTGGggatacattttctgtctttgggGAGAAGCAGATGAAAGATGTGGATGCTAAGGATGATACCGTGGAGTTACTTCAAGAGGCTGAAATGGAGAAGCCAAAGCTGAAAGTGGAGAAAGGGGCTGCTCTGTCTGCACACAAATTTAATACAGAACAAATTGGAGTGGGTGTGGAAGTGATTATGGAAAATAAAGATGACACCATTACTCTTCTCAAAGGAGCTCCAACACAACAACCACATACCTCAGACATCCAA GACATCTTAGAATCTACTGAAAAGCTGTTAGAGCCGCTCCCTCCAACTCTG gAGCCTGAGATGGAGCAAACTCCCTTGCCAGTCAGTAAGCCGGGTCTGACCACTCCTTGCCAAACTCCCCCACAGTTTTCATCAGAACCTTCTATGTCACAGCGGCACAGAGCGAAAGACAAAAGATGGACACATGGGGAGCAGCACAAG tctAAGGTGGCTGCTCTGAGACCTTtacctccacttcctgttgagaGCAGAGccacggaggagaagaagaggaacaagaggagcaCGGAGAGCAAGAAAGCTGACAGGGCTGCAACCTCCACATCAGTTAGTTCCTGTAAGAATGGATTGTCTCCCCTGCCACAG gatCGTCCTTTGTCtgccagagagaggaggagactgaggcAGTCCCAAGAGAGCGCCAGTCAACCAG GTGTTGATGCTGTAAGAAGAGCATCATATGACgtcacctccaccaaggctgagCACTACAATGCCCCAGTCTCCAGATCTGCTTCAGACACTATGGCTGGGACCAACAGAAAG CAGGAGAAGTTGCTGGAGCAAAGGTCAGATGACGATGAATGCAGCTCATCTGCGAGTTCCACAGAGCGTTTGGATGGAGACTGCAGGGAGAA GAAGACTGAATCCAGCGACATGCAGGATTTAGTCCACATGATGACTCAAACTTTGAGTATGGATGTCTCAGATGGTGTGAGCGAGGTGGACAGAGGCAGATGGCAGATTGGCTCTACTGCGCTGCCAGAATTTAAACTGAACAGGAAGTACAGGGACACCCTGGTGCTTCATGGGAAGGGTCGAGAGGAAGCGGAGAACTTGTCGCTCGGTGAAATACCAATAG GCTCCCCGTCCGGTCCAGCTAAGATAAGGAGAGCGATAGAACAACTGAGGACAGATGTGATGAAGGGCCTGGGGGTCAAGCTGCTGGACAAAGTACTGGAAAtcatggaggaggatgacgacaCCAAGCGAGAG CTGTGCCTCCGTGAACAGATGGGAGATGAAAAATACCAAGCTTACGCCGTGATGGTGAGGCAGCTGAAATTCTTCGAGGATATTGCCTTCAAGGTTTAG
- the nek4 gene encoding serine/threonine-protein kinase Nek4 isoform X1 codes for MMNNYISIRVVGKGSYGEVNLVKHKSDRKQYVIKKLNLTTSSKRERHAAEQEAQLLSQLRHPNIVTYKESWEGNDCQLYIVMGFCEGGDLYHRLKQQKGELLPERQVVEWFVQIAMALQYLHERNILHRDLKTQNIFLTKTNIIKVGDLGIARVLDNQNDMASTLIGTPYYMSPELFSNKPYNHKSDVWALGCCVYEMSTLKHAFNAKDMNSLVYRIVEGKLPQMPSRYDPQLGDLIKSMLCKRPEDRPDVKLILRQPFIKRQIAMFLEATKEKTAKSRKKAAIGIGVCRENSELSVISSQPKPERLPPSPQREPLVRVKRPQKEEKSQQRNIYNGVTDCTPVQTTPPPPKPLSPDDLKVSSASLATVSNINIDIQLQEDEDPLKRQLQRPQSVGSHHRAGNEHVTRSVHKDSIGRGKPDPSPRLSPVKLPLKSVSGVGSRGGEERWAPSGLLDIQPQATPKPGDTFSVFGEKQMKDVDAKDDTVELLQEAEMEKPKLKVEKGAALSAHKFNTEQIGVGVEVIMENKDDTITLLKGAPTQQPHTSDIQDILESTEKLLEPLPPTLEPEMEQTPLPVSKPGLTTPCQTPPQFSSEPSMSQRHRAKDKRWTHGEQHKSKVAALRPLPPLPVESRATEEKKRNKRSTESKKADRAATSTSVSSCKNGLSPLPQDRPLSARERRRLRQSQESASQPGVDAVRRASYDVTSTKAEHYNAPVSRSASDTMAGTNRKQEKLLEQRSDDDECSSSASSTERLDGDCREKKTESSDMQDLVHMMTQTLSMDVSDGVSEVDRGRWQIGSTALPEFKLNRKYRDTLVLHGKGREEAENLSLGEIPIGSPSGPAKIRRAIEQLRTDVMKGLGVKLLDKVLEIMEEDDDTKRELCLREQMGDEKYQAYAVMVRQLKFFEDIAFKV; via the exons ATGATGAATAATTACATCTCCATCAGGGTCGTTGGGAAAGGGAGCTATGGGGAGGTGAACCTGGTGAAACACAAGTCAGACCGAAAACAG TATGTTATAAAGAAGCTGAATTTGACCACTTCCTCTAAGAGGGAGCGACACGCCGCAGAGCAGGAGGCACAGCTCCTGTCCCAGCTGCGACATCCCAACATTGTGACGTACAAGGAGTCGTGGGAGGGAAATGACTGCCAGCTGTACATTGTGATGGGTTTCTGTGAAGGTGGTGACCTCTATCACAGACTTAAGCAGCAAAAGGGGGAGCTTTTACCTGAGAGGCAGGTGGTGGAGTGGTTTGTCCAGATAGCCATGGCACTCCAG TACCTGCATGAGAGGAACATTCTCCATCGAGAcctgaaaacacagaacatcTTCCTGACAAAAACCAACATCATCAAAGTTGGGGACCTCGGCATTGCACGAGTTTTGGATAACCAGAATGATATGGCCAGCACACTCATAGGGACCCCATACTACATGAGTCCTGAGCTCTTCTCCAACAAACCCTACAACCACAAG tCAGATGTTTGGGCCCTGGGTTGCTGTGTGTATGAAATGTCCACACTTAAACATGCCTTCAATGCCAAGGACATGAACTCACTGGTGTATCGCATAGTAGAAGGAAAG CTGCCACAGATGCCCAGTAGATATGATCCCCAGCTGGGAGATTTGATCAAGAGCATGTTGTGTAAGAGACCCGAAGACAGGCCGGATGTCAAACTTATCCTCCGGCAGCCCTTCATCAAAAGACAAATTGCCATGTTCCTTGAGGCCACCAAAGA AAAAACTGCCAAATCAAGAAAGAAAGCTGCGATTGGAATTGGTGTTTGTAGAGAGAACAGCGAACTGTCTGTGATTTCATCTCAGCCCAAACCTGAGAGACTGCCTCCAAGTCCTCAGCGGGAACCTCTTGTCAGGGTGAAACGG CCtcagaaagaagagaaatcaCAACAGCGTAACATTTATAACGGTGTCACCGACTGTACTCCAGTCCAAACtactccaccaccacccaaaCCCCTTTCGCCCGATGATCTCAAAGTCAGCTCCGCATCCCTGGCAACTGTCAGCAACATCAATATTGATATCCAACTGCAGGAGGATGAAGACCCGTTGAAGAGACAGCTGCAGAGGCCCCAGTCAGTTGGGTCACACCACCGGGCAGGTAATGAACACGTGACTCGCAGTGTGCACAAAGACAGCATTGGAAGGGGGAAACCAGATCCTTCCCCCCGTCTTTCCCCCGTTAAGCTCCCTCTCAAGTCTGTGTCAGGTGTTGGCAGTAGGGGAGGCGAAGAGAGATGGGCACCCAGTGGATTGTTAGACATTCAGCCACAGGCCACGCCAAAACCTGGggatacattttctgtctttgggGAGAAGCAGATGAAAGATGTGGATGCTAAGGATGATACCGTGGAGTTACTTCAAGAGGCTGAAATGGAGAAGCCAAAGCTGAAAGTGGAGAAAGGGGCTGCTCTGTCTGCACACAAATTTAATACAGAACAAATTGGAGTGGGTGTGGAAGTGATTATGGAAAATAAAGATGACACCATTACTCTTCTCAAAGGAGCTCCAACACAACAACCACATACCTCAGACATCCAA GACATCTTAGAATCTACTGAAAAGCTGTTAGAGCCGCTCCCTCCAACTCTG gAGCCTGAGATGGAGCAAACTCCCTTGCCAGTCAGTAAGCCGGGTCTGACCACTCCTTGCCAAACTCCCCCACAGTTTTCATCAGAACCTTCTATGTCACAGCGGCACAGAGCGAAAGACAAAAGATGGACACATGGGGAGCAGCACAAG tctAAGGTGGCTGCTCTGAGACCTTtacctccacttcctgttgagaGCAGAGccacggaggagaagaagaggaacaagaggagcaCGGAGAGCAAGAAAGCTGACAGGGCTGCAACCTCCACATCAGTTAGTTCCTGTAAGAATGGATTGTCTCCCCTGCCACAG gatCGTCCTTTGTCtgccagagagaggaggagactgaggcAGTCCCAAGAGAGCGCCAGTCAACCAG GTGTTGATGCTGTAAGAAGAGCATCATATGACgtcacctccaccaaggctgagCACTACAATGCCCCAGTCTCCAGATCTGCTTCAGACACTATGGCTGGGACCAACAGAAAG CAGGAGAAGTTGCTGGAGCAAAGGTCAGATGACGATGAATGCAGCTCATCTGCGAGTTCCACAGAGCGTTTGGATGGAGACTGCAGGGAGAA GAAGACTGAATCCAGCGACATGCAGGATTTAGTCCACATGATGACTCAAACTTTGAGTATGGATGTCTCAGATGGTGTGAGCGAGGTGGACAGAGGCAGATGGCAGATTGGCTCTACTGCGCTGCCAGAATTTAAACTGAACAGGAAGTACAGGGACACCCTGGTGCTTCATGGGAAGGGTCGAGAGGAAGCGGAGAACTTGTCGCTCGGTGAAATACCAATAG GCTCCCCGTCCGGTCCAGCTAAGATAAGGAGAGCGATAGAACAACTGAGGACAGATGTGATGAAGGGCCTGGGGGTCAAGCTGCTGGACAAAGTACTGGAAAtcatggaggaggatgacgacaCCAAGCGAGAG CTGTGCCTCCGTGAACAGATGGGAGATGAAAAATACCAAGCTTACGCCGTGATGGTGAGGCAGCTGAAATTCTTCGAGGATATTGCCTTCAAGGTTTAG